From Methanocella paludicola SANAE, a single genomic window includes:
- a CDS encoding formylmethanofuran dehydrogenase subunit E family protein — protein sequence MHDTGGCVYTGLEKDYSIEDLAAFHGHLGPYIVLGYRMGKYVRRYFCNDPFKMSAVVYCAGKPPQSCLADGVQIGSGCTLGKRNIEIVVSDEIRCEFKSDGKKLVMRLKSIKFPPRDDHHYNELIEDLAADMYRMDDTELFTVSSN from the coding sequence ATGCATGATACCGGAGGATGTGTATATACAGGCCTGGAAAAGGACTATTCGATCGAGGACCTGGCGGCGTTCCACGGCCACCTGGGCCCCTACATCGTTCTCGGCTACCGGATGGGCAAATACGTAAGGCGCTATTTCTGCAACGACCCGTTCAAGATGAGCGCCGTCGTCTACTGCGCGGGCAAGCCCCCGCAGTCGTGCCTGGCGGACGGCGTCCAGATCGGCAGCGGCTGCACGCTGGGCAAGAGGAACATCGAGATCGTCGTGAGCGACGAGATCAGGTGCGAGTTCAAGAGCGACGGGAAAAAGCTTGTCATGAGGCTGAAGTCCATCAAGTTCCCGCCCCGGGACGATCACCATTACAACGAACTGATCGAGGACCTGGCCGCGGACATGTACCGCATGGACGATACGGAGCTCTTTACGGTAAGCTCGAATTGA